One genomic segment of Osmia bicornis bicornis chromosome 16, iOsmBic2.1, whole genome shotgun sequence includes these proteins:
- the LOC114876636 gene encoding uncharacterized protein LOC114876636, translating into MQNIICNLLSFGLFFAAFVHGGSLIDKLKKKELVIEPVVGPFEHSEGPHWDHHTQKLYFVDIEAQKICRFSPISKHLTCIYIDKGPVGVAVPVEGESDKLVAGVATEFVLVNWDDRRNCIKPPLETLALVDTDRNGTRWNDGKVDSSGRFWGGTIGPEVNDVVIPDQAAFYRIDSELKPKKELTVTNSNGLAWNLQDDTLYYIDTPTRQVAAFDFEPISGTISNKRIVFDLQKNNISGLPDGMTIDTNGNLWIAAYNGGAVINVNPRTGKVIRSVELPVSKVTSVMFGGPLLDTLYVTTSKRGLNPEEQIKQPYAGYVFAVHGLGVHGFTANSFKLWKMSQVTVKPLAGPYELGEGPHWEHVSQKLYFVDIFAQKICRFDPVTQTITSAFLENGPVAFVIPVAGTTNKFLSSTGTDIVLLSWDGEKNLTKCATQTLCTADSSRTETRWNDGKTDAAGRFWGGTMGFAKDGVFPANVGSLYVMNNDLALKKEVTPVTISNGLAWSSNNDTMYYIDSPTRQVVAYDYNFQTGAISNKRVVFDLQKNNLPGIPDGMTIDTDGNLWVALFGGGGVIQINPKTSELLRFIKINGAKNITSVAFGGPEFDTLYVTSATVELNENELKEQPYAGYLFSITGLGVRGSPASSVKLPHKLT; encoded by the exons ATGCAAAatataatttgcaatttattatCTTTTGGGTTGTTCTTTGCAGCCTTTGTCCATGGCGG GAGTCTTATTGATAAACTTAAAAAGAAAGAGCTGGTTATTGAACCGGTGGTAGGACCGTTTGAACATAGCGAAGGACCTCATTGGGATCACCATACACAGAAGCTATATTTTGTTGATATAGAGGCCCAAAAAATATGTAGGTTCAGTCCTATCTCCAAACATCTTACCTGCATTTACATAG ACAAAGGCCCGGTTGGAGTAGCTGTTCCTGTTGAAGGAGAATCTGATAAACTTGTAGCTGGCGTAGCAACAGAGTTTGTTCTAGTTAATTGGGATGATCGGAGAAATTGTATAAAACCTCCTCTTGAAACATTAGCTCTGGTTGATACTGATCGCAATGGTACCAGATGGAATGATGGCAAAGTTGATTCTTCTGGAAGATTCTGGGGTG GTACTATTGGACCAGAGGTAAATGATGTTGTCATACCTGATCAAGCAGCATTTTACAGAATTGACTCTGAGCTGAAACCAAAGAAAGAATTAACTGTTACCAACAGTAATGGATTAGCTTGGAATCTCCAGGATGATACACTTTATTACATTGATACACCTACTCGTCAAGTGGCAGCATTCGACTTTGAGCCTATCAGTGGAACCATAT CTAATAAAAGAATTGTATTTGatttacaaaaaaataatatttctggGTTACCCGATGGTATGACTATAGATACAAATGGAAATCTTTGGATAGCTGCATACAATGGGGGTGCT gTAATCAATGTAAATCCTCGCACTGGCAAAGTAATCCGTTCTGTGGAACTTCCTGTTTCAAAAGTAACTAGTGTAATGTTTGGAGGTCCACTGTTAGATACTTTATATGTGACAACGTCCAAACGTGGCTTAAATCCAGAAGAACAGATTAAACAACCATATGCTGGTTATGTTTTTGCTGTACATGGCTTAGGAGTACATGGTTTTACTGCAAATTCATTTAAACTTT GGAAGATGTCACAAGTAACTGTTAAGCCACTGGCAGGGCCCTATGAGCTTGGTGAAGGGCCCCATTGGGAGCATGTTTCACAAAAGCTCTATTTCGTTGATATATTTGCTCAGAAAATTTGCAGATTCGATCCCGTAACCCAGACTATTACATCTGCTTTTCTAG AGAATGGACCTGTTGCTTTTGTCATACCTGTTGCTGGTACTACTAACAAATTTCTGTCAAGTACTGGTACAGACATTGTTCTACTTTCTTGGGACGGAGAAAAAAATCTTACAAAATGTGCAACTCAAACACTGTGTACTGCAGACAGCAGCCGCACAGAAACTAGATGGAACGATGGAAAAACAGATGCTGCTGGAAGATTCTGGGGTG GAACAATGGGTTTTGCAAAGGATGGAGTTTTTCCAGCAAATGTAGGATCCCTTTATGTTATGAATAATGATCTTGCGCTAAAGAAAGAAGTGACTCCTGTAACTATAAGTAACGGATTAGCTTGGTCCTCTAATAATGATACAATGTATTACATTGATTCACCTACCCGTCAAGTAGTAGCATACGATTATAACTTCCAAACAGGAGCTATAT CTAACAAAAGGGTTGTGTTTGACCTTCAAAAGAATAACCTCCCTGGGATTCCAGATGGCATGACTATTGATACAGATGGAAATCTTTGGGTAGCTCTGTTCGGTGGAGGTGGT GTGATTCAAATAAATCCAAAAACAAGTGAATTGTTGCGCTTCATCAAGATTAATGGTGCCAAGAACATAACCAGCGTCGCATTTGGTGGTCCTGAATTTGATACTTTATATGTAACATCAGCAACCGTCGAATTAAACGAGAATGAACTGAAAGAGCAACCTTATGCTGGTTACTTATTTTCTATAACAGGCTTAGGTGTACGTGGTTCACCTGCAAGTTCAGTCAAACTACCACATAAATTAACATAG
- the LOC114876651 gene encoding protein transport protein Sec61 subunit alpha has protein sequence MGFKFLEVIKPFCSILPEIEKPERKIQFREKVLWTAITLFIFLVCCQIPLFGIMSSDSADPFYWIRVILASNRGTLMELGISPIVTSGLIMQLLSGTKIIEVGDTPKDRALFNGAQKLFGMVITVGQAIVYVMTGMYGDPTEIGAGVCLLIIIQLFVAGLIVLLLDELLQKGYGLGSGISLFIATNICETIVWKAFSPATVNTGRGTEFEGAVIALFHLLATRQDKVRALREAFYRQNLPNLMNLLATILVFAIVIYFQGFRVDLPIKSAKYRGQYSSYPIKLFYTSNIPIILQSALVSNLYVISQMLAVKFQGNIIVNLLGVWSDIGGGGPARSYPVGGLCYYLSPPESVGHILQDPIHAVLYILFMLGSCAFFSKMWIEVSGSSAKAVAKQLKDQQMVMRGHRDNSMIHELNRYIPTAAAFGGLCIGALSVLADFLGAIGSGTGILLAVTIIYQYFEIFVKEQSEMGGMSTLLF, from the exons ATGGGGT TCAAATTTCTAGAGGTAATAAAACCGTTTTGCAGTATACTACCGGAAATAGAGAAGCCGGAACGAAAA ATTCAGTTCAGAGAAAAAGTATTATGGACTGCAATTACGTTATTTATCTTCTTAGTATGCTGTCAG ATCCCTCTGTTTGGTATTATGTCCTCTGATAGCGCTGATCCTTTCTATTGGATCAGAGTTATACTGGCGTCGAACAGAGGTACCCTTATGGAATTGGGAATTTCTCCCATTGTTACATCCGGTCTCATTATGCAATTGTTAAGCGGTACAAAGATTATTGAAGTTGGCGATACCCCAAAAGACAGAGCACTTTTTAATGGCGCACAAAAAT TATTCGGTATGGTGATCACCGTTGGCCAAGCCATTGTGTATGTAATGACTGGAATGTACGGTGATCCAACTGAAATTGGAGCCGGAGTTTGTTTGTTGATTATCATTCAGTTATTCGTTGCTGGATTGATCGTCTTATTATTGGATGAATTGCTCCAGAAAGGATACGGATTAGGAAGCGGTATCTCTCTTTTCATCGCTACCAATATTTGTGAAACAATAGTATGGAAAGCATTCTCTCCAGCCACTGTCAACACAG GACGTGGCACAGAATTCGAGGGTGCAGTAATTGCTCTGTTTCATTTGTTGGCCACAAGACAGGACAAAGTTCGAGCTCTACGCGAAGCATTCTACAGACAGAATCTTCCCAATCTCATGAATTTACTCGCTACAATTTTAGTATTTGCCATTGTAATTTACTTCCAG GGCTTCCGCGTTGATCTGCCGATCAAATCCGCCAAATACAGAGGTCAATACAGCAGCTATCCTATTAAACTATTCTACACCAGCAATATTCCAATTATCCTTCAGTCCGCGCTGGTGTCGAACTTGTACGTGATCTCGCAAATGTTGGCCGTTAAATTTCAAGGGAACATCATCGTTAATCTGTTAGGAGTGTGGTCGGACATCGGGGGTGGTGGTCCAGCACGGTCTTATCCCGTTGGAGGGCTGTGTTACTATTTATCCCCGCCGGAATCTGTCGGGCACATCCTTCAGGATCCTATTCACGCTGTCCTTTACATTCTTTTCATGCTTGGCTCCTGCGCGTTCTTCTCGAAAATGTGGATCGAGGTTTCCGGTAGTTCAGCTAAAGCG GTCGCGAAACAATTGAAGGACCAACAAATGGTAATGAGAGGACACAGGGACAATTCCATGATCCATGAATTGAACAGATACATTCCGACCGCGGCGGCGTTTGGTGGACTGTGTATCGGTGCGTTATCGGTGCTAGCCGATTTCCTCGGTGCAATCGGATCGGGCACCGGTATCTTACTCGCCGTAACGATCATATACCAGTACTTCGAGATCTTTGTTAAGGAACAGAGTGAAATGGGTGGCATGAGCACGCTACTTTTCTAA
- the LOC114876648 gene encoding integrator complex subunit 5, with product MLHSMGTLSPQDILSEVRKFISGAVRPTHSTSTLDVTRTALSLLRNVPAARDAVLEYFCNVFFVAVTKHVRQIETNQNLTICEETIIAEIHTVLSSFINGNPEAWAPIISAWSLELLGKLSSDYAKRGNLPINAGINDFLQQWMSCRATRTLIDITAQCLQCLMHSDTESCIKALLDTSVLHSPHFDWVVAHVGSCFPNTVITRVLSCGLKDFFTMDHKHTIKNPKLNSVVGILGHLAGSHFQDIRTALLDLFKWSLEEDMNVDEDTKKQKLATVPFLLNLASLSQTLLKAITSDVLQTLKPDIIPQLALFASDWCKYFDNQPEALIDLTVHLILECEQGASQIINILLDTTLNTSNVGYHSVNAAQSVKNVCSEILELVLQEIDLLLRTHGPQSANIALLNSIKQELPVILPLLLNPNPLRVQTAVRLLCFLGSQNSNTLISAASYVLVKAATTFHLAALIRLISNNIVLFSSTKSETENALASHGYFTQVVEQALREINYKSVIEKQETRQLFQNLTILLKWEKSNKASIFRSKMISQAIKLNLYQISTLLMKTGDFNLANDIAKLLDLFSMPEKDHFAPNIELTLKLTRAIIQYFFLCITENDITKKQQGVRIVCHLLKDLTSYSPCARVLALREFLGHGINNDAAKCFGAKEKFEPKFEETLLLHQNHKQVTSTMLAQKHSSVFHAGVIGHGPRRPPPENTLCKDTITLNKILLMDVIKACCNNRESERYPVNLDALTMVSLLLVELVSPDVMYNGLPWPDEEFTKVTIERDLQIRRTFKDVPLLWTLLELTAWYRPALAYCSVLLRGIAATVMANWNTEEGVSLVSVMALGQLLPPPLASIRDILPVLEPHQINIIMKECVWAYMRENVPSPALFTRSEGANIAWRDTDTSAPNGRFTEILRLVLLSNIHTLGSLYATLFYNENK from the exons ATGTTACATTCAATGGGAACATTATCGCCGCAAGATATACTGTCCGAGGttagaaaattcatttcagGTGCTGTTAGACCAACTCATAGTACAAGTACCCTTGATGTAACTCGAACAGCATTATCGTTACTTCGAAATGTACCTGCCGCAAGAGATGCGGTGCTTGAATATTTTTGCAACGTGTTTTTCGTTGCGGTAACGAAACATGTTCGTCAAATTGAA ACGAACCAAAATCTTACAATATGCGAGGAGACTATCATAGCAGAAATTCATACAGTTTTAAGTAGCTTCATTAATGGAAATCCGGAAGCATGGGCACCAATTATATCAGCATGGTCGTTGGAACTACTGG GTAAACTCTCTTCGGATTATGCAAAACGTGGCAATTTACCTATCAATGCTGGAATCAATGATTTTCTTCAACAGTGGATGTCTTGTCGTGCTACCCGGACACTGATCGATATTACTGCTCAATGCCTTCAGTGTCTTATGCACTCGGACACAGAGTCTTGCATAAAAGCATTATTAGATACCAGCGTATTGCACAGCCCTCATTTCGACTGGGTAGTTGCTCACGTCGGAAGTTGTTTTCCAAACACAGTTATCACCAGAGTATTATCATGCGGTCTAAAAGATTTTTTTACAATGGATCATAAGCACACCATTAAAAACCCTAAATTAAATTCAGTCGTTGGAATTTTGGGGCATTTAGCTGGCAGCCACTTTCAAGATATCAGAACAGCACTGTTGGATCTtttcaaa tgGAGTTTAGAAGAAGATATGAATGTGGATGAAGATACCAAGAAGCAGAAACTAGCCACTGTTCCATTTCTTCTGAATTTAGCATCCCTCTCGCAGACTCTTTTAAAAGCAATAACCAGCGATGTTCTACAAACCT TGAAACCAGACATAATTCCTCAATTAGCATTATTTGCATCAGATTGGTGCAAGTACTTCGATAATCAGCCGGAAGCTCTTATAGACTTAACTGTTCACCTGATATTAGAATGCGAACAGGGTGCAtctcaaataataaatatcttGTTAGATACTACTTTAAATACAAGCAACGTTGGGTATCACAGCGTGAATGCCGCTCAAAGTGTGAAGAATGTGTGTTCTGAAATCCTAGAATTGGTACTGCAAGAAATTGATTTGCTCTTAAGAACACATGGACCACAGTCTGCAAATATCGCtttattaaattctataaagCAAGAATTGCCAGTAATATTACCATTACTTCTGAATCCAAATCCTTTACGAGTCCAAACAGCTGTAAGATTGTTGTGCTTCCTTGGAAGTCAAAATTCTAATACATTGATATCAGCTGCCTCGTACGTGTTAGTCAAAGCAGCAACGACTTTCCATCTGGCCGCATTAATACGTCTTATTTCCAATAATATCGTACTTTTCTCTTCGACTAAATCTGAAACAGAAAATGCATTAGCCAGTCATGGTTACTTTACACAGGTGGTAGAACAAGCCCTtagagaaataaattataaaagtgTTATAGAGAAACAAGAAACAAGGCAACTATTCCAGAATCTTACAATACTTCTGAA ATGGGAGAAATCAAACAAAGCATCGATATTCAGGTCAAAAATGATTTCACAGGctatcaaattaaatttgtatcaAATCTCTACTTTACTGATGAAAACAGGTGACTTTAATCTGGCAAACGATATCGCTAAATTGTTGGATTTATTCAGTATGCCCGAGAAAGATCATTTTGCACCGAATATAGAGCttacattaaaattaacaCGAGCCATCATTCAGTATTTCTTTTTGTGCATAACAGAAAATG ATATTACCAAGAAACAGCAAGGAGTAAGAATAGTTTGTCATTTACTGAAGGATTTGACTTCTTACTCGCCATGTGCCAGGGTATTGGCTTTGAGAGAATTTTTAGGGCATGGTATCAACAATGATGCTGCCAAATGTTTTGGAGCAAAGGAGAAGTTTGAACCGAAGTTCGAGGAAACGTTACTTTTACACCAAAATCATAAACAG gtGACAAGCACAATGTTAGCTCAGAAACATTCCTCTGTGTTCCATGCTGGTGTGATTGGCCATGGTCCCCGAAGGCCACCCCCAGAAAATACTCTTTGCAAAGATACCATCACTCTAAACAAAATATTACTAATGGATGTGATAAAG GCATGTTGTAATAACCGGGAGTCAGAGAGGTATCCTGTAAACCTAGATGCTTTAACAATGGTCAGTTTGCTGTTGGTCGAGTTAGTCTCACCTGATGTTATGTACAATGGGTTACCTTGGCCTGATGAAGAATTCACAAag GTTACCATAGAGAGAGACTTGCAAATCCGTCGAACGTTCAAAGATGTCCCATTGTTATGGACATTGTTGGAGTTGACTGCTTGGTACCGGCCGGCATTGGCCTATTGTTCGGTTTTATTAAGAGGCATTGCTGCCACCGTTATGGCTAATTGGAACACGGAAGAAGGTGTATCACTTGTAAGCGTTATGGCACTTGGCCAGTTATTACCACCCCCATTGGCAAGCATAAGAGACATTTTGCCAGTTTTGGAACCGCATCAG ataaatattataatgaaaGAATGCGTGTGGGCTTATATGCGTGAAAACGTTCCTTCGCCAGCCCTTTTTACCCGTAGCGAAGGAGCTAACATCGCTTGGAGAGACACAGATACCTCTGCTCCGAACGGCAGATTCACGGAAATCCTTCGTTTAGTTTTGTTATCGAATATTCATACCTTGGGCTCGCTTTATGCTACCCTGTTTTATAACGAGAACAAATAA
- the LOC114876679 gene encoding protein anon-73B1, which translates to MADADSQLKRLLLPAEESLFDQLLRFGLYIGAVFQIICLLAIVVYQAGPSDNVAALKDDPSDVECSENSPQVTPRRPHRPRKQEKKKRR; encoded by the exons ATGGCAGATGCAGATTCACAATTGAAGCGGCTCTTATTGCCAGCAGAAGAGAGTCTATTTGATCAATTATTAAGATTTGGTCTATATATTGGTGCagtatttcaaattatatGTCTATTGGCCATAGTGGTTTATCAAGCTGGCCCTTCTGATAATGTGGCTGCTTTAAAG GATGACCCAAGCGATGTAGAGTGCTCAGAAAATAGTCCTCAGGTTACTCCAAGAAGACCACATAGACCAAGAAagcaagaaaagaaaaaaagacgttga